From a single Lolium rigidum isolate FL_2022 chromosome 7, APGP_CSIRO_Lrig_0.1, whole genome shotgun sequence genomic region:
- the LOC124675284 gene encoding L-type lectin-domain containing receptor kinase SIT2-like, producing MAPFLLLLLFLGLGGLRPTASADEQFAFDGFTGANLTLDGMATVTSNGLLQLSNATSQLKGHAFFPAPLQFHTAPNGTAMRSFSTAFVIGIIGAYEQLSSHGMAFVVSKTANFTAALPGQFLGLVGSANNGNASNHLFAVEFDTILNSEFDDMSGNHVGIDVNGLHSVAADNAGYYDDGATGAFRNMSLVDRKPMQVWVDFDGQTMQVNVTMAPLQVPRPNKPLLSTTVNLSSVIDGTAYVGFSSSSGILFCRHYVLGWSFRMDGAAPPLNVSSLPSMPVTFPKPRSKTLEIVLPIASALLVFAAAAAAFVLMRRRRMFAELKEDWETTYGPHRFSYKDLFHATDGFSDARLLGIGGFGRVYRGSLPKSKSAEIAVKKVAHGSRQGMREFVAEVVTIGRLRHRNLVQLLGYCRRKGELLLVYDYMPNGSLDKHLYDQTKMVLSWGQRFRIIKGVASGMLYLHEDWEKVVLHRDIKASNVLLDADMNARLGDFGLARLYDHGTDPHTTHVVGTMGYLAPELGHTGKASKASDVFAFGAFMLEVACGRKPVVQDARDNHLVLVDWVLDQWRAGKVTAAIDPRLGGDFVEHEASLVLRLGLLCSHPLPGARPTTRQVAQYLDGDLKLPELSPTYQSFNMLALMQDQGFDPYVMSYPMTSITAGTMSQMSDLSGGR from the coding sequence ATGGCGCCGTTCCTTCTCCTGCTCCTTTTCCTCGGCCTGGGCGGCCTCCGCCCGACGGCGTCGGCAGACGAGCAGTTCGCCTTCGACGGCTTCACCGGCGCGAACCTCACCCTGGACGGCATGGCGACGGTGACTTCCAACGGGCTGCTCCAGCTGAGCAACGCCACCAGCCAGCTCAAGGGCCACGCCTTCTTCCCAGCCCCGCTCCAGTTCCACACCGCGCCCAACGGCACGGCCATGCGCTCCTTCTCCACGGCCTTCGTCATCGGCATCATCGGCGCCTACGAGCAGCTCAGCAGCCACGGCATGGCCTTCGTCGTCTCCAAGACCGCCAACTTCACCGCCGCGCTCCCCGGCCAGTTCCTCGGCCTCGTCGGCTCCGCCAACAACGGCAACGCCTCCAACCACCTCTTCGCCGTCGAGTTCGACACCATCCTCAACTCCGAGTTCGACGACATGAGCGGCAACCACGTCGGCATCGACGTCAACGGCCTCCACTCCGTCGCCGCCGACAACGCCGGCTACTACGACGACGGCGCCACGGGGGCGTTCAGGAACATGAGCCTGGTGGACCGCAAGCCCATGCAGGTGTGGGTGGACTTCGACGGGCAGACCATGCAGGTCAACGTCACCATGGCGCCGCTGCAGGTACCCCGACCAAACAAGCCCCTGCTCTCCACCACCGTCAACCTCTCCTCCGTCATCGACGGCACCGCCTACGTCGGCTTCTCCTCCTCCAGCGGCATCCTCTTCTGCCGCCACTACGTGCTCGGATGGAGCTTCAGGATGGACGGCGCCGCCCCGCCCCTCAACGTCTCCTCGCTGCCCTCCATGCCGGTCACGTTCCCCAAGCCGCGGTCCAAGACGCTCGAGATCGTGCTGCCGATCGCGTCCGCGCTGCTCGTCttcgcggcggccgccgcggcgtTCGTGCTCATGCGCAGGCGGCGCATGTTCGCGGAGCTCAAGGAGGACTGGGAGACCACGTACGGCCCGCACAGGTTCTCCTACAAGGACCTCTTCCACGCCACCGACGGGTTCAGCGACGCGCGGCTGCTGGGCATCGGCGGCTTCGGGAGGGTGTACCGCGGCTCGCTCCCCAAGTCCAAGTCCGCGGAGATCGCCGTGAAGAAGGTGGCCCACGGGTCCAGGCAGGGGATGCGGGAGTTCGTGGCCGAGGTGGTCACCAtcggccgcctccgccaccgcaacCTCGTGCAGCTGCTCGGCTACTGCCGCCGCAAGGGCGAGCTCCTCCTCGTGTACGACTACATGCCCAACGGCAGCCTCGACAAGCACCTCTACGACCAGACCAAGATGGTCCTGAGCTGGGGACAGAGGTTCCGGATCATCAAGGGCGTCGCCTCCGGGATGCTGTACCTCCACGAGGACTGGGAGAAGGTGGTGCTGCACCGCGACATCAAGGCCAGCAACGTGCTGCTCGACGCCGACATGAACGCCCGCCTCGGGGACTTCGGCCTGGCCCGGCTCTACGACCACGGCACCGACCCGCACACCACGCACGTCGTCGGCACCATGGGGTACCTGGCGCCGGAGCTCGGCCACACGGGCAAGGCATCCAAGGCGTCCGACGTGTTCGCGTTCGGGGCGTTCATGCTGGAGGTGGCGTGCGGGCGGAAGCCCGTGGTGCAGGACGCGCGCGACAACCACCTGGTGCTGGTGGACTGGGTGCTCGACCAGTGGCGCGCCGGCAAGGTCACCGCCGCCATCGACCCGCGCCTCGGCGGCGACTTCGTGGAGCACGAGGCCAGCCTCGTGCTCAGGCTCGGCCTGCTCTGCTCGCACCCGCTGCCCGGCGCGCGGCCCACCACCAGGCAGGTCGCGCAGTACCTCGACGGCGACCTCAAGCTGCCGGAGCTGTCGCCCACGTACCAGAGCTTCAACATGCTGGCGCTCATGCAGGACCAGGGGTTCGATCCCTACGTTATGTCCTACCCGATGACCTCCATCACCGCCGGCACAATGTCTCAGATGTCCGACCTCTCCGGAGGAAGATGA
- the LOC124674550 gene encoding tRNA-dihydrouridine(20) synthase [NAD(P)+]-like, with translation MEYRNKLVLAPMVRAGALPLRLLAAEYGADITYGEEIIDHKFVHCQRVTNESLGTTDFVEKGTGSVVFRTCPQERDRVVFQMGTSDAVRALKAAEIVCNDVAAIDINMGCPKAFSISGGMGAALLTKPELIHDILTTLRRNLNTPVTCKIRLLSKREDTVELARRIEKTGVPALAVHGRTIKDRPKDPAKWDEIADVVSALSIPVIANGDVFEYEDFKRIKDATGATSVMAARGALWNASVFSAKGKIPWEDYKREYVRKTILWDNDVKSTKTTLREIITHYTNLEFAEGKGVIKCGSSADVARLYNEEDYYNFVVSNWK, from the exons ATGGAGTACCGCAACAAGCTGGTGCTCGCGCCCATGGTCCGCGCG GGCGCTCTGCCTCTTAGGCTACTGGCAGCTGAATATGGTGCTGATATTACATACGGAGAAGAAATAATCGACCATAAGTTTGTGCACTGTCAACGCGTAACAAATG AATCTCTCGGGACTACTGATTTTGTGGAGAAAGGGACTGGTAGCGTGGTTTTTCGAACATGCCCACAAGAAAGGGACAGGGTTGTCTTCCAAATGGGCACATCAGATGCCGTGAGAGCActtaaagctgctgagattgt GTGTAACGATGTTGCTGCTATAGATATCAACATGGGTTGTCCAAAGGCCTTTTCTATCAGTGGAGGAATGGGTGCTGCATTACTCACCAAACCTGAGCTTATACATGAC ATTTTGACCACATTGCGGAGGAACTTGAACACACCAGTGACATGTAAAATCCGTCTTCTGAGCAAACGTGAGGACACTGTGGAGTTGGCTCGCCGGATTGAGAAAACTGGTGTTCCAGCTCTGGCTGTCCATGGAAG AACGATCAAAGACAGGCCAAAAGATCCGGCTAAGTGGGATGAGATAGCTGATGTTGTGTCGGCACTGTCAATTCCAGTTATAGCTAATGGAGATGTATTTGAGTACGAAGATTTTAAGAGAATCAAAGATGCTACAG GTGCCACATCTGTAATGGCTGCTAGAGGTGCCTTGTGGAATGCCTCTGTTTTCAGTGCCAAAGGCAAAATACCTTGGGAGGATTACAAAAGAGAGTATGTCAGAAAG ACTATTTTGTGGGACAATGATGTGAAGAGCACAAAGACAACGTTGAGAGAAATAATTACGCACTATACTAACCTTGAATTTGCTGAAGGGAAAGGTGTGATAAAGTGTGGTTCATCAGCAGATGTAGC GAGACTTTACAATGAAGAGGATTACTACAATTTTGTTGTATCAAATTGGAAATGA